The Malus sylvestris chromosome 3, drMalSylv7.2, whole genome shotgun sequence genomic sequence ACCTCCTGCATTGTTCAGCTACTCACGAGCTTATTTAAAACCCCTTTACAATTCCCCCTCCTTATATAAACCTCTCAAACCCTCCAAACTTCTATATTCTTCAAACCCTCACAAACCACAAAAACTCAAGAACATATTTCAGATATGTCTACCTCTATTCTTTGCATTGCACTTCTCTTACATTCCCTACTCCTGTTTTCTTATTTTGACATCTCTATGGCTGCGAGAAACATCCCGTCTAGCGCTCCGAGCACAATAGTGAGGCCTCTGGTCACTGAAGGAGGAGACCGCTATGTGAGTATGAAGCCTCGGGACTTGAATCCCAAGGAACAAGTTTTTCATGGGAGGGAAGTGAAGGGTTGCTTGCCAAAAGGGTTTAGGCATGCCTCGGCTCCTAGCCGGTTTGTGAACTATCACGCACTTGGCTCGGGGTGTTCTTCTGCTAAGAGTTCCAAGAAACCTTGATGGTGGAGAGTTTGGAAAGGGATTCAAGGGATGCTTTGTATATGATTTTGGCATTAATCCGTGGTGGATTGAATGGGGGACAAGTGTCATTGTATGTGCCGGTTATACACAGCATTGTCGCTCATAGTAGGGGTCTTACTATTTTATAGTGGATCTACATCGTATGTTGTGAGAATATAATCGGTGCATACAATGATTCTTGAAAAGAGATGCACTAAGAAAGTTATgagtttaaaatataattttgtgtCATGATGACAAAATGCGAGAAGTagggatttatttatttttctcaaaacttcattgtATGAGTTTAATTTGTGCTGTTTTCTTCACCTAAATGATGGTTGTATTTATCTTATGTATATGTTAACAACTTATGAAGTTTTTGAACCAAAGCTTCTCCAATGTGTGattctttcttttgcttttgagaTACATCTCTCCTTAATCTCCTATATGACTAGTTTAATCATGGAACACCAAATGGAAATACTTGTTGGAAAACATTAGTATTTTAGATGCTTTATTATTTGaataattttgatattttacgTATTAGGGTTTTTTAGGTTTGATCTCTATAATTATTGCTTGTATTTTAATTTGAGAAATTAATTTAACCATTACGTCGCCTTTCATTTATAGCCATCTCGGCATTCTTAGTTTCATAGTTTGTTTGTTCGTTGTTTGATACTCTGATTTTCCTCTATACTTCATATGAATTTTTAAGAAaaagtaattaattattttagctaTTTACCTAATTTATTTCATATGAAGAGTAAAGGAAGATAGAGGCCAATTTAAATTGGAACTTGAGGGCAGTAAGAACCTGGCCTAGCATAAAAGGTGCAGAGCAATTCACCAACCAAAATAACTACACTCCTTGCGATCGCGACGTATGAGTTTCATCAAGTTTtcatttgttcaaaactcaTTTATCCAATTTACAATTAATCCAGGCGTTTGGTTGGCGGAAAAGGGGTTGGGATTGGAAAAATCACTTCCATTCCGATGTTTGGGGAAATGTTTCTTGCCTTCGAAAAAATGAGAGTGAAAAACCAAACTCACCATCCAATTTGGGTGTTACTTTCTTTTCCCGTGAAAATCAAGGTAagcattaattatatttttatgacCAATATGTCCCCACTAACAGTTAAAATGTCATGCGAAATTAAATATGGTTACTGAATTTTATTACGACATATGTAACGGTTAAATAGATGATTGTACTAAGTACATGAATGTATTGTAGTTAGATTCATCATATAAAGatgaaataaaaaatctaaTGATCTATTCGTcaactattttgttttttacttttaatttgtAGTTGCATTTTGTGCTAGAAATATAGGAGAAATTCACTAGAGATAAGGCAAATGGAAGCGTGAGAGGATAGTGGGGAAGATGCCAAATGTAATAAAgacaaatgaaaacaaaaccaaaaaccatttcaaattatctttactttcaaaattttgttttcattcgtTACTTAATATTACGAtctaatgatattcctctttacttgtaagtgagaggccTTAAGTTCAATTCACGCTAAAGACGAATTGGAACCATATTATTATACTTaacattgtttgttaaaaaatatttttaaaaaaaaaaaaatttcattcttactttatttctttttgtccGTCTCCCCTTAAGGCATTCGTGTctcaaaacaaaatgattatcaaaccgGCCATACGCAAATTTGTTTATAATTCCTACACGAGACATAAAATCAAGTTTTCTAGTTACTTTCCCAACATTACCAACCATGAGAAAGAAATATTCCATTTACCATCCCCTAAGAACCGACATGGAAACCAAACACAGTAAAAGAAGTAGGGAGCACAAACAGCAACCTTAACCAGCTTTCATCCAATACAAACAACGTAAGTATTTAAAGAGAACAAATCTCTTTAACAAAGTAACTAGCCTTTTCCAATCCATCAGTTGATTGATACAAATAAGATTAACAGCATAATATACTTAAAAACATCATGTTATCCTACAAACCCCACAAACTCTTTAGTACACAAAAGACTTGACAGTCATAACCATGAAAAGGAAAGCCTTCCACAAAGTTGATAACATGAGCCTACAAAAGGCGTATCCTCGGACGGAACTGCCTCCGGAACCATGCCCATGATAATATTAACTATACAAATCGTCTTCATCGGCAGCACCAGCAGAAGTTGCAAATGCATCAGAGCCGGTCGTCCCAGTTTGTGGATTTTCAGTAAACTTAAACTCAGTTCCGAAACCCCTGGACTGCTGCAAGGTCTGAGCAAAGACCTGGTATTTGCGTATATCAGCATCGCTGACACTCCTACGAGCATATTTCATCGACTCCTCAAAATGAGCAGCTTTAATCTCCGCCACTTCATCGTCAATGTCCTCATCCATAGAATCTGGATTCTCTGCTCTCCTCCTCCCCCGCTCGATATCCTGCAAACGCACCAAACTTTAATGACATATAGAACTTGTGCAGAACTTAACTTTACGACGTCTACATGCAGTGAATACCAAACCAAGTCTACAAGGTCCACAATTTCGGGATGCAAACAACAAAGATTTGCACATTTTGGCACATGGAACCACGTTCAAGTTATTCCCTGTCTGCATAAAGAGAATATTGCCATATAAAGCTCCCTACCCTCTACAACCCGAGAGGAGCAGAACAAAATCAGACATGCACGGCTttgaaaaccaaaccaaattaaCAGCTCTGAACAAGCAGAGGTTGCAATTTCCAGAACTGACTTGGATAAGCAGAATTTGTAATTTCCGAAACTCACACGACACTGAAGTTTGCACTAAATCTTTAAAGCCCAACCAAGACTAAAcacaatccttttttttttccttcctctttGGATGGTGAGATCATGCAAAATTTACGTTATCAAAATTCATTACCACTCTAAACGTGCATCAATGGGAAGCTACAGTTATTAAACCTTTGAAGAACTAAAATGACAAATGAGGACGTACCTTTTCTATATTCTCTCTTATGGCATACTTGCATGACCGCTGGCAGATCTCGGTGATATCAGCCCCACTAAAGCCCTGTGTATACCTGGCCAGTGCTCTCAAATCCACATCCTTTGAAACAGGTGATTTTCTCAAGCAAGATTTAAAGATTTGGAAACGTGATTCTTCATCTGGAAGAGGAATGTAGATCAACTGGTCAAGCCGGCCAGGGCGCAGAAGTGCCGGGTCAATAATGTCAGGTCGGTTTGTGGCCCCAATAATGAAAACAGTCTTTTTTGCTGTCATGCCATCCATTTCAGTCAGGAGTTGGTTAAGAACACGATCAGCAGCACCACCTGCATCCCCAGAACTGCCTCCCCTCTGCAACAATCagtgaaaagtaaaaagaagtAAGACTAACAACCCAAAAGGAAACTGCTGTGCAAATAAGGACATCGCGACaagaattaaattaatattaatcAGCCAATTAACTTTATCATATCAAAAACTTTCAGTGACTCAAACTAATAGACAAATAGAACCAACTTTTCAGTTCATGCTTCAGATTTCTTTAATTTATGCAAAATTATGTGGACAGAATATTAAATAATGAGGAAACAGACCTGGGTAGCAATGGAATCAAGCTCATCAAAGAAAAGGACACATGGTGCAGATGCACGAGCCTTGTCAAAGATTTCTCGCACATTGGCTTCACTCTCACCAAACCACATGGTGAGAAGTTCAGGGCCTTTAATACTGATGAAGTTAGCTTGACATTCATTTGCAATTGCCTTGGCCAAAAGAGTTTTCCCACATCCTGGGGGCCCGTAGAAAAGCACCCCTTTAGAAGGTGACATGCCAAATTTCTCAAACTTCTCCGGGTGCTCAACAGGATATTGAACAGTCTTTAAAGCAAACAAGGCAGAAGTTAGAAAGATTAGCTGTAAACACTAAGTAGCATAAGAATTTACAAGATATAAACATAatagcaacaaataaaaattattacCTCTTGTAACTCTCGCTTAACATTCTCAAGGCCTCCAATATCCTCCCAACTTACATTAGGAACTTCAACAACCTGCCCCACATCAAAGAATTGGTACATagctttaaaaataaaatttaaaagtggggaaagggagagagagaaagagaggactAGTATatctcaaaaatataaaacaacaaTTATATACACTATAAGGGATCCaattccaaaccaaaaaaatcactCACTGTTTCACGCAAAGCAGATGGATTGCTTGTTCCAAGAGCAGTTTGGAAGTGCTCATTTGTAACCGCCATTGAATTCAGTATCTCCGCATCAATGGATTCATCTTCCAAGTCAATCACGTCCATCTTCTCCCTAATGCATTGCAGAGCAGCTTCAGTGCAGAGAGCAGCAAGGTCAGCACCAACATACCCATGAGTATCCTTGGAAATCCTCTCTAGATCAACCTGTACAGCAGGAAACATCATTTAGAACACCCATATGGAGATAATGAAGTGGATACCAAATTGGCATTTTTAAGTGAGAAACTTTGACCAAAAAGTCATGCCAGCTCTGAGAAAATATCAGATACTTCATACTTACATAATAGACCATCAAACCTATGCTTCAGTAAGCCCAGTGTAACACTTGAAGTTTCTTTTAATAATTATAACTTAAGGTTTCTCTAGCTTGTTTAACCAGATCTAGTTTATATTTGGGGAACCAAAGCAGTCATAATGTATTCCAGATACAACAAATGTTTTACCTTAATaaaaaacttagtgaagaaaggAGAGGTTCAACTTACATCATCAGAGAGTTTCATGTTCTTTGTGTGTATGCGAAGAACTTCAAGGCGCCCAACTTCATCAGGAACACCAATGTCTATCTCCCTATCAAACCTACCAAACCTTCTCAAAGCCGCATCAATACTGTTTGGACGATTTGTAGCACCAATAACAATAACATGGGCTCGAGATTTCAGTCCATCCATCAGAGTCAAGAGCTGAGAGACAATCCGCCTTTCAACCTCACCATGTGTCTTCTCCCGCTTAGGAGCAATTGAATCAAGCTCATCAATAAAGATGATGGATGGGGCATTCTTCTCCGCTTCTTCAAATGCCTTTCTGAGATTGCTCTCACTCTCTCCAGCCAATTTTGACATAATCTCTGGCCCATTaatgcaaaagaaaaaagcacCAGTTTCATTGGCAACAGCTCTGGCTATTAATGTCTTTCCTGAACCCGGGGGTCCATAAAGTAGAATTCCTTTCGGAGGTTTCACACCAATTGATTTGAAAAGTTGAGGATGCCTTAGTGGCAGCTCTACTAGTTCACGGATTTGAGCCATTTGCTTCCTAACACCACCCACATCATCATAACCAACTTCATCCAACCTTTCTTCATCCTCCCTTCTCACAGGTTCCCCCTCACAAAAGATCTCAGTGTCAGGGGCAACCACACAATATTCTCCTGGGTCAGTTTCAATGACCTTAAACTCTACACTTCTCATTCCTCCTCTGACAAGGAACAAATCTCCTTTCCTCACAGGGCGGTAAGCTTCCAAGAAATAAGCTGCAAACAAAACAAAGGGATATAGTAAGCCAAGTTTTAGTGTCCAAAGTCTCAAGAAAAAACCTAAAGAAATTTAATCCGATACAAAATGGCAGACAGCATGCTGAGGTAGTGCAAATCATCTGCATCAAACTtacatttttcaacaaaatggcATGAACAGTTAAAATGGACTAGGATGCAATCCAAATAAATTAATGTAGATGTATCATAAACACTTACAAAGAGGCTACatagagaaataaaaaaaaaggagcaaAGCACAATAATATGTTCCTAGACCAACAATCATCACAGTGACCCTGGGAAAGTAAAAATTGTAGAAGGTCTTGGACGGGGCCTAAGTCGCAAGTAAACCCCAGTGATAAATATTTTAGAAGTAAAACAAATGACCACCAAAGATGTCACCAACTCACGTTTCAAAAAGGCATCAAAGAGATTTCCGGTAACTCCTTCTATAGAGTCATCAATAGGCAGAATGTGGACACGCTTCCCATACTTAACATCAGGGCATTGATGTACAGACACAACATCCCCAAGTCGAACCCTTAAATTCGACCTGACAACCTTGTTCATCCTGATTCTTGGCTCTTCACAGGTGTCATCAGCAAGTGCAATGCAGATTGTGTCTTTTCGTTTCTTCCCCTGAAAACCCAATCACAGATGATTAAATAAACACGAACCGTAAATCAAAACCTCCGGAAATAAAAACACAATGTAATGTAAATAAAGTAGGACACGAAAACACTTGGGTCTGCTTCGTTGATAAAATCCAAGTAACAAATATCTATTTCATCACTATGCCATGTACCTAACGGTTCCCCTTAAGTAAAAGTGATaactttccttcttttttttggtaaaaataactTTCCTTCTTTTACTCATTCTGAAACTTAAACTTCCAAACCAATGAGTACAAAGCAACCCAATTCTGGGTTCGAACGAAAATTGCAATTTCAACCTCAATTCACAATCTAAACTAAGTTGTTTCATAGAACATACAAATTATGCAACAACAAAATTTTTTCCCTAAAACGTCATCCCAACAAAACCCTAGCGTGATATTTTAACTTTCAATTTATTTGACAAGCTaccctaatttttattttctgattagattgaaaacaaaaacaaaaaagtaccTTGATGAGGATGGTATCGCCACGGAAAAGCTGTAGCTTTTCCATGGTTTCGGGATGCATTGAAACGACGGAGTTATCGTCGTTTACAGCCTCATCAACGACGAGACGGTTCGGCGACTTCTTCCGCTCCAGAATTGCCGTCGAGAAGTCCTTCTTCttcctgcaaaacaatcaaatcCCCAGTCAGAATTTGAATATTTACGCAAATAAAACGGAAAGGAAACACTCCGACATATAAAAATCGTGGaaagtaaaacaaaattaaagatgGCGAGTTGACTCACGAGTCGGACGATTCGGCTTGGTGAGCCATGGCGGTGAAGAATTTCAGAGATCAGGAACTGTGGTAGACGAAGAacggagagaaagaggagagagggagagagggagagagagagagagagggagagggagtgtTTGGAGTGTGTTGGAGGATTATACTTCAGTTCTGAGTTTTTATGGCTTATTTCTTGTTTGGTACGAAAATATTTGTCAGCAGTGAGCTTGTTTGGTTATGTGGACAGGCAGAACCCAAATTGGACTTGGaattggaataaaaaaaattataaacataATCCAATCCAACGTCGAATTGtcattagagcaagtccaccgacTTTGCCCCAGCACCCAGCACATTTAttcactcaagtgaacagtgatagactggagtgaacagtaataggccaaagcatctccatccctaaaaaaatgcgctggaacccagcgcatttatttggtgtgttttttttttttttagtttatttcggataagatttttaaccaatttcggataaaatttcaaataaacttaaaaaaaacacactaaaataaaattacatactcatcaaataaactataaaaaaaacacactaaaatgaaattacataaactcatcaaatactctttattcttcaaccacaagctttttggtattttttttttacacaaaaagtgtatgaaagctttggtagaaagtgtagaaaatattgaaatgtggtgtaaggtggaagatgaggattaggtatttatagaaagaaaaaaaaattaaattttctgtattttttaataatttttctgtattttttaataaattttaatttagttaattaacgtGGACCGTTAATCTATGATCGAACGGtccattttaaaagtcaaatttaaattttttttaccgttggaaatccaacggtctagaaaaactagccgttggaaatccaacggctataagCATGTTGCGTCACTCCGGAGCACAAGTGGGTTGACAGCCCTCTGCAAGCTTGTCAGCTACTCGCCCTGGGCGCTAGTGTAGTGCATGCGCCAGCCAAATAGGCCGGCTCTTGGGTCTGTCAAAATTGGGCTGGTATGTTGCCtggcatgggctgggtgccaggtaATTTTGTGGGCTAGAGCAAATTGACTGAGGGCAAGTCTGTTTTTTGTGCTGGGTCCTGGGCAAAGCAAGccccggtggacttgctcttaaagCCCAAAAACCCACACTGAACCCATCTCCAATGattaacccaaaaaataaaCACAGTTATTTTTAAGACTGAACGTTCAAAATTTAACCCCAACAGAATGGTCTATTACAAGCAAGATTTGGAGTTACAAACTCAACTTCGAACTCTTACGAATTCACCTTTGAGGTCATTGGTTCTTTGTGTGATATCGAGATTGCGTGAAAAGTTGTGTCATCGTTGTATGGTGGGATCtcataattcgaaagaaaaaaagatcaaaattttagttttctttcattTAAGAATCTTACAAAAGaatgatgagtctcaaatagaTTGTGGTAAttgtagggctggaaaaaaatcccaaaaatcccaaaccaaatcaaaaaaatcctgatcccaaaccaaaattccaGAAATTTTCGGGAtataatcccaaaccaaaccgaaagtttcggtatgggattcggttttgcatttcattttttcggtattcccataccgaaccgaaaaaaaaatatatatatatatatatatattattttttaattataagaaaattatttgaacCGTTCATTATTTTAGATTTAATCAGTGTCGTTGATTTGTTTTAGGTCAGATCCCAATTAACAGTTCCATTCCATTTCCATCCATCTAACTCCAAGCACAGCACAGTTGCACAACCCAGCCCCTGCGCGTCCCTCACCGAGCCCTCATCTCTCATCTGTCTGTGTCGAATTCCGGCCCACCACCACACCACACAGCCTTCCTTCACCACACAGCCACCGCTCTCTCTCACAATCTCTCTCTCAGGCGATTTTCTCTTGCGATCTCTCTCACCACCACACCGAGTCCGAGTCTCACTCTCACCCcaaattaggtaattaatttagtgttttgaaatCTAATTTCTGTTGGTAGATTCTGCTTTGAAGTTTTCAAATGGTTTTAAgatttaatttttggttttgttatTCCGTAACCTGACTATTGTTGTTTTATTGTTTGATTTTATTAGAAGGTTATCTTAATTATGGCTCTATATCTTTCGTTGGTGCTTTGATCTCTTTATTGCTCATATCTTCCTTCATGTTGCAGCTTTATTAGTTGAGCGAGCAGCATCCTTGAAGTTGACGAATATGTGAGAGTCCCATTGGGTTACTGCCAGTGACCAAATGTAGATGTTATGCAAATGGATGGGAATGGCATTTACAGTAAAACGTTTAGATCCTCGTCCTCGTTTAAACAATAAGCTTAATGATAATGATTTGTAGATTTACTTGTTTATCACATAATTTGTGAGCATAAAAATGAAAGTTCAAACTAGATAGAATTTCAGTGGGTCgttataaaatttaaatgatGATATTCTGTCTGAGTTCTTGTAACTGCATAGTGAAAGAAGATGGACACTAGTTATCCTAGTACTCTTATGTAAGATTTGAGGTTTGGACGTACATTAGTTTCTAATTCCATGAGATGACTTTCGTAGTTAGGCAAAAGTTTGAATAGGCAAATGCTATTGTGCACAGATGGGCAGTGGGCAGCGGGCAGTGGGCAGATTGGTTATATACTATGAAACTATGAAACTATGTCAAATTGGGATTATTATGGCAGTGGGCAGATTGGTTATATATTAGCAGCATGCATGCATATGAAACCATTTCGGGATTCAAATGGGCATTATTGTGGCTGACTGGCAGTGGGCAAATTGTTACTTTGGTTATATATTAGCAGCATGCATGCATATGAAACTATGTCAAATTgggtccaaaagcccaaaaccattttgggattcctgaaaatttggtttgggatcggtattgaaattgggattcccgaaaatttcggtttgggaatcgggacaagggtttcggtatgagatctcataccgaaccacccctaggtAATTGTTACCCCATTTTCTTTCtacttgtcttttcttttaaaaaaaggtcgtacccagtgcacaaggctcccgctttacgcagggtctgggagaggtgaatgtcggctaaccttacccccatttatggagaggctaaAATACAAATCcagcaaaaatatttttaaaacaaaaacaaaaaacaagaaaggCTAATTAACAAATGTGAGTGTGTGACGAAGGACTGGTAAACTAGAATGTTAGTCAGAACTCGCCCGTTAAAAATGTCCTAGTTGTAACATGACTTTGCACGGTCCTTGAATTTGTCCAAAGAAACCTACAAATGAAAGACAAAGATGCGAAGAGTGTAATCTAAAGTGTTAGATTCAAACTGCATTTAGTTTCAATTCGGAAATGACAATCCTGTAACTACCATTAAATATGATTAGGGGTGGGAACAGTACAGAGTACAGAATTACTGATCTATATGTGACTAGAACTAAAACTAAGTTATCTACCGAGTTGGTACAGAACCATTTGGTAATGGTTGATCCATTTCGATCTGTAGATTGGTTTGGGCAAAAAATAACTTCAAACTGGTACCAACACAAtgcttcattttcattatttcatGCAAGTATATTTGTTGTTGGAGTTGTGCCTTGAAAGACAATTTCGTAATATTGAGTATTATGTAACAACTtcattttaataaattaaaaaatggcaAGTTTTATTCATTCATGAGTTTTGGCTTTATATTATAGAGATTATTTACTATGAATAAGTCCATAGAATTTATGGTAGGGAAACAATGTCCTAAACGAGGTTAAGGCCAATTAGTTCTTAAACTAAGTTCCAGACTGTTTAAGAAGTCGAATGAACATTaactatttaaaaaattagTATATACCGCATTATTGTTAGTATCTCGTGTTACGCATGTTGATCACATGGTAGATATGCTTGATATCGTCGAGAGGTACCTGGAGACAATGCTTGTCTTTTCCATGGTATTTTACACGATTACCATCATGGGGAGGATGGAGAAGTGAAACCCTTGGCAAAAGATTTAGAAGACATGTGTATTTTGATTTCCTTGATGGTTAATAAGGTCATTTTCACCCAATAAAGTCTTGGAAAAAGGGCAAAACCGTTCTTATAGCATCTCCAAAAGGAAGTCAAGCACTCCCTCACCACTTTTGAAACTTATTTAAGAACTTAAAGGAATATTGCCTTCAATTGAAGCGTCCTTATAATaaaattcctaaatttgaagtttttataactttatgtgataatttgattatatgcacattttttgtttatgtaaaccttttttaagtaattaaaaaca encodes the following:
- the LOC126616146 gene encoding cell division cycle protein 48 homolog; translated protein: MAHQAESSDSKKKDFSTAILERKKSPNRLVVDEAVNDDNSVVSMHPETMEKLQLFRGDTILIKGKKRKDTICIALADDTCEEPRIRMNKVVRSNLRVRLGDVVSVHQCPDVKYGKRVHILPIDDSIEGVTGNLFDAFLKPYFLEAYRPVRKGDLFLVRGGMRSVEFKVIETDPGEYCVVAPDTEIFCEGEPVRREDEERLDEVGYDDVGGVRKQMAQIRELVELPLRHPQLFKSIGVKPPKGILLYGPPGSGKTLIARAVANETGAFFFCINGPEIMSKLAGESESNLRKAFEEAEKNAPSIIFIDELDSIAPKREKTHGEVERRIVSQLLTLMDGLKSRAHVIVIGATNRPNSIDAALRRFGRFDREIDIGVPDEVGRLEVLRIHTKNMKLSDDVDLERISKDTHGYVGADLAALCTEAALQCIREKMDVIDLEDESIDAEILNSMAVTNEHFQTALGTSNPSALRETVVEVPNVSWEDIGGLENVKRELQETVQYPVEHPEKFEKFGMSPSKGVLFYGPPGCGKTLLAKAIANECQANFISIKGPELLTMWFGESEANVREIFDKARASAPCVLFFDELDSIATQRGGSSGDAGGAADRVLNQLLTEMDGMTAKKTVFIIGATNRPDIIDPALLRPGRLDQLIYIPLPDEESRFQIFKSCLRKSPVSKDVDLRALARYTQGFSGADITEICQRSCKYAIRENIEKDIERGRRRAENPDSMDEDIDDEVAEIKAAHFEESMKYARRSVSDADIRKYQVFAQTLQQSRGFGTEFKFTENPQTGTTGSDAFATSAGAADEDDLYS